AGAGAGCGGCGCACACCGCAACCATGGTGATTCGGAAGAGTGTTCGACCCATAAACCATTGTTTCCAGTAGACTTCAACGTTGGTGAACTCATCTACGCCCGATCTTCAGCCGGGCACGATAAGCAATTTCCAACAGTTTCGAGAATGGCAAAAGAAAAACCGACCGCCTGAAGGCGGAACTCTCAACTGTATTCACCTGAAAGTGACGTCTGATTTGAGGAAATATTCCTTGCTGACTGAAGAATAACCAACCGGCAAAGCAAGTTGGATTGCCTGAGCATAAACCCCGGCGATGGTGCAGGTGGCCAAAATAAAACCTACTTGCCACACAATAAGGCGCCCCCCCCCCTCAATTGTCAAGCTTTTTTTCAGGAGATTTCTGTTTTTCTTCAGCAGTTGGATGCAACTTTTCTCAAGATCTCGACCTGGCCGTAACTGTGGGCTTCGCACCACGGCTATTGAACTTAGGGACTGTAAAAATACAACTTCCCGTTTTTCTCGAAAGTCACCCGGAGAGATCGAATTTCAGAACAGGAAACCACGAAAAACACGAAAAACACGAAAAAGAAATCCAAAGACTTCAATGGGGTCTGAGCTTTTGTCAGGGAAAATGCCACCGAACTCAAAAGAAAATGGCTTCGACCCAAATGAAAATCGGGAAGTTGTTTTTTAACCCTCCCTTAGGCTAGAAACGGTGTTCAGACCGGGATGCCCGGTTCGATTGAGTGATTTCGAGCGATTTATCCTGAATGAGCCGGAGCCAGTCGGCTTCTTTCAGATATCCCCAGCCTTCCATGGCTTCGGCAGCCGCGTTGTAGGAACTGAACCAGTGAATTTGCCGGTTGGCTTTCGAAAGGATTTGATTGGCCAGTGAGTCTAGCTCCTGGCGTGATCGAGCCTGATGTATTTCCCGAATCATAAGTCAATGAATGAGGTGAAAGGTGTTGAAAATGGATGAGGTGGTAACTGGTGCTTGGTTTCGAAAACCCTGAACCCTGAACCCTGAACCCTGAACCCTGAACCCTGAACCCTGAACCCTAATTCCTCAGCCCCTGAATTGGCGCCGGAATTCGGCCTCCGCGATTGATGAAGCGATGGCAGGGCGTTGGATTGACCGCCATAATCGGCGCCCGGCCCAGAAGTCCACCAAATTCAACCATATCGCCAACGTTCTTGCCTGGTGCCGGAATGATTCGAATGGCCGTGGTCTTGTTGTTCATCATGCCAATGGCGGCTTCGTCGGCAATAATTCCGGAAATGATTTCCGGAGGCGTATCCCCTGGAATCGCAACCATATCCAGCCCAACCGAACACACCGAAGTCATGGCTTCCAGTTTATCAAAGGTCAGTGCGCCGGTTTTCGCGGCTTCAATCATAACGTGGTCTTCGGAAACGGGGATAAATGCACCGCTGAGTCCACCGACATAGCTTGACGCCATCAATCCACCTTTTTTCACGGCATCGGTCAACATCGCCAGCGCTGCGGTTGACCCGTGAGCGCCAGGCATATCAATGCCCATGGCCTGCAGGATTTCGCCAACGCTATCTCCGACCAGCGGTGTTGGCGCCAGACTCAAATCAATGATGCCAAAGGGAACACCCAGCCGTCTGGCGGCTTCGCGTCCGATGAGTTCACCGGCACGGGTAATTTTAAAGGCCATGCGTTTGATGACCTGAGCCAGGTCACCCAAATCGCAATCTCCAGCTGCTTTAACGGCGTGAGCTACGACACCCGGACCGCTCACGCCAACATTGACCGTGACTTCCGGTTCACCAACTCCATAAAAGGCACCAGCCATAAACGGGTTGTCTTCGACCGGATTGGCAAAGACCACAAATTTGGCACAGCCAAGGCCATGGGTTGAAGCCGTGCGAGCTGCCAGATCTTTGAGCAGATACCCAAGGCGGCCAATGGCGTCCATATTGATGCCTGCCCGGGTGGTGGCAACTGAAACCGAACCGCACAGCCGTTTGGTGACGGCGAGCGCTTCGGGTAAGGCGTCCAGATAGTGATCTTCGGCTTTGGTCGTGCCTTTATGAACCAGAGCCGAGAACCCGCCGATAAAATCAACTCCCACCTGACTGGCGACTTCATCAACCGCCTGAGCCAGTTTGACATAATTGTGGGGCTGGCAGGCAGCGCCGACATTGGCTAAAGGCGTGATGGCAAGCCGTTTATTGGCAATTGAAAGACCATATTCCTGGCCGATTTCGTTCACCGTCGGCACCAGCCGGCTGGCATAC
The window above is part of the Acidobacteriota bacterium genome. Proteins encoded here:
- a CDS encoding PFL family protein, whose amino-acid sequence is MDYSQYEILETIRMTEMENLDIRTVTMGISLTDCAGRDIHQVCASVQEKLLRYASRLVPTVNEIGQEYGLSIANKRLAITPLANVGAACQPHNYVKLAQAVDEVASQVGVDFIGGFSALVHKGTTKAEDHYLDALPEALAVTKRLCGSVSVATTRAGINMDAIGRLGYLLKDLAARTASTHGLGCAKFVVFANPVEDNPFMAGAFYGVGEPEVTVNVGVSGPGVVAHAVKAAGDCDLGDLAQVIKRMAFKITRAGELIGREAARRLGVPFGIIDLSLAPTPLVGDSVGEILQAMGIDMPGAHGSTAALAMLTDAVKKGGLMASSYVGGLSGAFIPVSEDHVMIEAAKTGALTFDKLEAMTSVCSVGLDMVAIPGDTPPEIISGIIADEAAIGMMNNKTTAIRIIPAPGKNVGDMVEFGGLLGRAPIMAVNPTPCHRFINRGGRIPAPIQGLRN